TACGGGGCGCTGGCGAACACGCTGGACGCGCTGGTGCAGCAGCCGGACACGCTGGAGGCCATGGGGCAGGAGGCCCGCCGCATGGCCGAGGCGCACATGGACCTGGACACGACGTGCTCGCGGATGCTCGCGTTCATCCGGAAGGTGACGGGCGTCTGAGCGGGCCGCGCTACCGGCCCCAACCTTCCCGGTTCAGCAACGCCAGGACGCGGGCGCGCACGTCGTCGCGGATCTCCCGCACGCGCTCCACGGGCTTGCCCTTGGGGTCCTCCAGCGGCCAGTCCTCGCGCTTCAGTCCGGGCACGTAGGGGCACGCATCACCGCAGCCCATGGTGATGAGCCACTGGGCGCCCTGGGCCAGTTCGTCCGTCAGTCGTTGAGGCCGGGCGCCCGACAGGTCGACGCCCACCTCCGCCATGGCGGCCTGCACCTCCGGATGGACGCGCGTTCCGGGCTGCGTGCCGGCGGAGACGGCGCGGGCCTTCGAAGGGTCCGCCAGGAGGTTGAAGAAGGCCGCCGCCATCTGCGAACGACCCGCGTTGTGCACGCAGGCGAAGATGACCGTGCCCATCGAAAGACCTCCGCGTCCGCCAAAGGCAAAGGCCCGGAACCCCTGGGATTTCCCCAGTGATTCCGGGCCCTTACGTCTGCGCGCGATGCAGGATTCGAACCTGCGGCCTTTGGCTCCGGAGGCCAACGCTCTATCCAGCTGAGCTAATCGCGCAGAACCGCTTTCCGGTGTCGGAGGAGTAACCGAAGTCCCCAGACGACGCAAGCACGCAATCCTGACCTGGCCCCGCCTGACGGCTCCTGCACAGAGGGCCCATGAGCCCCGCCTGTCCCCCCGGCGTGATGGACTAGACCCGGGGACATGAACCGCGCTCCCCTGCTATCCGCCTGTCTCCTCGCCGCCTGCCTGGCCTGCACGGAGTCACCCCGGACGCCCCCGGCGTCCCCCGCCCCGAGCCCGACCATGCCCACCCCGCCTCCGCCCGCCCCTCCCCCTGCCCCGCCTGCATCCAAGCCGAATGGGGCCAGCGCCCCGGCCGCGGCGTCGTGCTCGGCGAGCCGGCTGAGCCCCGTCCCCAAGCCCACCGCGACGCCGCTGCCCCCGGCCGTGGCCTCCATGCGCGAGCGCATCATCAAGGCCGCCGTGGCGTGCGACTACGCGGGCCTCCAGAAGCTGGGCGACGAGAAGGGCAAGAGCGTGCGCTTCTCCTACGACCCCGACCAGGACATGGCGACCACCTGGCGCATCCAGGAGGAGTGGAAGGACAGCCCGCAGCCCGTGCTGGCGCGGCTGGTCCACGTGCTCAACCTCCCCTTCTACCAGGAGGGCAACCTCTACTGGTGGCCCACCGCCTTCCGCGAGGGCGCCACCGACGCGGACTTCGCCCTGCTCAAGGGCATCTACCCGGACGAGATGATCACCGACATGCGCAAGGAGAAGAGCTACATCGGCATGCGCGTGGGCATCTCCGCGGACGGCGACTGGCAGGCCGCCATCCAGGGCGATTGAGCCTTCGCCGTCGCCCGCGTCAGTCCCCGGTGACGAAGCGCGCGACGGCCTCCATGACCTCCTCGTCGCCCACCATCCCGACGTGGTCCGCCTTCGTCTCCAGCCGGTCCACGTGGAGCGGCGCCGGAGGCAGCGCGCGCGTCGTGAGCACGGAGCCGTCCCCGTCCGCGAGCACGGGGTCCTCGAACGTGGGCTTCCCGTCGATGACCCGGAAGGACTTGATCAACGGATGCCCCACGCCCACCACCGCCAGCGTGCGGAAGGGAGGAGGCGGTCCCCCGCGCTCGGACAGGGCCCGCGCCAGTCCCGAGCGCGCCTCCAGCATGCGCTCCAGCCACTGGCGATACGCGGGCAGTCCGCGCACCGCCGTGTCCTGGAACACGCCCCACCCGCCGTCGACCCACGCGTCCGGCCGGTACGCGTCGAACGCCACCGGCTGGCCGCTCGCGTCCACGAAGAAGTCGCTCTCCGCGGGCAGCAACTGGAACGCGGACGCGAAGGAGAAGAGCGCCTCCGGGGACAGCAGCGCCCGGTTGCGTCCCACCGGCGTGCCCAGGGTGAAGTCGTCGAACATGCCCGGCGCGCCCCGGAACGGCGTGCCCAGGAACACCACGCGCTTCACGTGCCGCGCGCCCGCCCACGTGGGCTCGCCCGTGTCGTCGCCCGCGCCGTAGCGCAGGCAGTGCAGCGTGACGAGCCCGCCCATGCTGTGCGCCACCAGGTTCACCTTCACCCGGCCGCCCCGCGCCGCCGCCAGCTCGTCCAGCAGCGCGCACAGCCGCTTCGACGTCACGCGGTTGTCCTGGCGCCAGTCGTAGTCGAAGACCATGAAGCCCGGCAGACGCTCGCGCGCGAACTCCTGGAAGCCCTTGTAGATGTCGTAGCGCGCCACCCACGGCAGCACCGTGAAGCGCGTCATCGGCCCGTCCACCTCCAGCGCCCCGAAGTTCGGCGTCGCCCGCTGCCCGGGAAACGGCAGCGCCAGCGAACGCTCCCCTCGCGTCAGCAGGTCGCCCACGGACACCCACGCCCGCTCGTGCTCCGCGTCCGCCGTGGCCAGGAACGACCCACGGTAGCCGTGGATGAAGACCGTCACCTCCTCGCCCGTGGGCGGAGGCAGCGCGACGCGAGAGGCCGTGCAGGCGCTCAGCAACATCAGGAACGGGACCGGGAGCAGACGCATGCGGCGCAACGTCTCCCCCGGCGCCCCCTCCACGCAAGCACCCGCCGCATCCCGGGCGCTGACGCGTCAGCCCGTCCCTCCGGCGCGTCAGGTCCCGGACTGACGGGTCAGGACTGCCCTCCCGGACAGCAGTGACTTCCCAGCAGGTCGGCTTGCATCCCGTGGCCTGTCCCGTGCAAAAGGCACGGCGCACGCCCGGCCCGGGTCAAGGGAGTTCGAGCCATGGATGAAATCGTCGTTCAGTTGAAGTCACTTGCCATCACCGAAGCGCTTCCGCTGCTGCTCAAGGTCATTGGCGCGCTGTTCATCTGGTTCATCGGGCGGGCGGTGATTGGCGGCTTCCGCAAGGTGCTGGACATGGGCCTGCAGCGGCGGCAGCTGGACGCCACGCTCATCCGCTACGTCGGCTCGCTCTTCACCGGCACGCTCACCCTGATGCTCATCGTCGGCATCCTGGGGGTGATGGGCGTGGAGACGACGTCCTTCGCCGCGTTGATCGCCGCCGCGGGTATCGCCATTGGTGCCGCCTGGTCCGGGCTGCTCGCCAACTTCGCCGCGGGCGTCTTCCTGCTGGTGCTGCGCCCCTTCCGCGTGGGCGAGGAGATTGAAGCCGGCGGCGTCGTGGGCATCGTCCAGGAGATCGGCCTGTTCGTCACGACGCTCGACACGTCGGACAACGTGCGGATCTCCGTGGGCAACAACCAGATGTTCAGCGACAACATCGTCAACTTCAGCCACCACCCGCACCGCAAGCTGACGGTCAAGGTGCCGCTGATGCACGGCGTGGACGTGCGGGTGCTCCAGCAGGCGCTGCTGGACCGCATGCCTTCGGTGACGGGCGTCCAGGCGAAGCCCGTGCCCCAGGTGGAGATCGCGGAGTTCACGCTCCAGGGGCCCGTGCTGGCGGTGTGCATCTTCTGCAAGCCCACCGAGTACAACGACACGCAGGCCAACGTCGGTGACGCGATCGCGGAGACCCTCTTCGTCGCGGGCTACACCGTGCCCACGCCCGCCGTCCTGGCCTCGCCGCTGGCGCGCGCGAAGGCCGGCTGAAGGCGGACCGGCGCATTCAGCGGAGGCGCCCAGGCCTCCCGTCAGCGCGTCCAGCAGGGAGCTAGTGTCGAAGGGGCCATCGTGCCGGTGGCCGGTGGCGAAGAAATGAAGGGGCCATGGAAGGGCTCCTCGCTGGCCAGAATCCGGGAGGGCCCCACCGCGCTCGCACCAGACGGTCGTCGGCCCCGGATCCTGCTCCCCCTCCAGACGGACGGACGACCGCGCGAGCAGGTCCCCTCTGGAGGACACAGGAAGTTCTTCCCACAACGACTTCGGGGAACCCGCCTCTTCCCGCAAATGCATGGATTCATTCGGGCTTCCGTCAGGGCGCCCCCATGACAGGTCGCTCGCCCAAGAATAATATGGCGAGTGTGGATTTGACCCACCCCGCGCTTTACCCGGCAAAGCAGCGCAGGGCGTCAATCCGGAATCAACAGCAGGCCTGAGTCCCCGCGAACGTCACCGCCCCGGGTGACGCTCGCGCTGGCGTCCCCGAGCGCGGAGTCCATCGAGATGAGCAACGAGCTGTCGAAGCGGATCGCCAACCTCTCACCGGAGAAGCGCGCCGAGTTGCTCAAGAAGATGGCCGCGCAGAAGGCCGCCACGGGCAACGTCGTGCAAGGCATCCCGGTGCAGGACCGCTCGCACCCGCTGCCGCTGTCGTTCGCCCAGCAGCGCCTGTGGTTCATGGATCAGCTGCAACCCGGCACCCCGCTCTACAACGTGCCCATGGCGGTGCGCGTGGAGGGCGCGCTGGACGTGGCCGTGCTGGAGCGCGCGCTGCGCGAGGTGGTGCGCCGTCACGAAGTGCTCCGCACCACCTTCCACGAGGACGCCTCCGGGCAGCCCGTGCAGGTCGTGTCGCCGGAGCCGGTGCTCACGCTGGAGCACCACGACGCGGTCGGCTCGTCGGACGCGGCGTGGCGACTGGCGCGTGAAGCCGCGGCCCGGCCCTTCGACCTCGCGAAGGGTCCGCTCCTGCGCGCGCTGCTCCTGACGTGGGCGCCGGGAGAGCACCTGCTCGCGGTGGTGGTGCACCACATCGTCTCCGACGGCTGGTCCATGACGCTGCTGGTGCGCGAGGTGGCGCTGCTCTACGGCGCCTTCGCGCGAGGCCAGCCCGCGCCCCTGCCGCCCCTGGGCGTGCAGTACGCGGACTTCGGCGTCTGGCAGCGCGAGTGGCTGCGGGGCCCGCGGCTGGAGAAACAACTCGACTACTGGAAGCAGCAGCTGGCCGGGGTGCCCTCCGCGCTGGAGCTGCCCACGGATCGGCCGCGCCCCGCGGCCCGCGGTGGCCGGGGCGCCCGTCATGACCTGCTGCTGTCGCGGGAGCTGACGGAGGCGTTGAAGGCGCTGGCGCAGCAGGAGGGCGCCTCGCTCTTCATGGTGCTGCTGACGGGCTGGCAGGTGCTGCTGTCGCGCTACGCGGGGCAGGAGGACGTGACGGTGGGCTCGCCGGTGGCGGGCCGGGATCGCGGCGAGGTGCAGGGCCTCATCGGCCTGTTCGTCAACACGGTGGTGCTGCGCACGCAGGTGGAGCCCTCCGCGTCCTTCCGCGCGCTGCTGCGCCAGGTGCGCGAGACGGTGCTCGCGGCCCATGAGCACCAGGAGGTCCCCTTCGAGCGGCTGGTGGAGGAGCTTCGTCCGGAGCGCACCCAGGGGCGCACGCCGTTCTTCCAGGTGATGCTCACGCTCCAGGCGTCCCTGCGCGGCGCGACCTCCGTGGAGGGCGTGAAGCTGGAGGCGCTGGAGCTGGACACGCACACGTCGAAGTTCGACCTGCTGCTCCAGGTGCTGGAGACGGAAGCGGGCCTCAAGGGCTTCCTGGAGTACGACGCCGACCTCTTCACCGCGCCCACCATGGCGCGCATGGCGGAGCACCTGCGCGTGCTCCTGGAGGGCGTCGTCCGCCGTCCGCACGAGGCCGTGGCCCGGCTGCCGCTGCTCACCGACGCCGAGCGCCACGAGGTGCTGCTTGCCTGGCAGCCGCCCCGCCCCACCCCGCTGCCGTGGACCTCGCAGCACGGCGCCTTCGAGGCGCAGGCGGACCTCACGCCGGACGCGGTCGCCGCCACCTTCGGCGACGCGTCGCTCACGTACGCGCAGCTGGAGGCACGGGCGTCGCGGCTGGCGCGTCACC
The window above is part of the Corallococcus caeni genome. Proteins encoded here:
- a CDS encoding lipase/acyltransferase domain-containing protein — protein: MRLLPVPFLMLLSACTASRVALPPPTGEEVTVFIHGYRGSFLATADAEHERAWVSVGDLLTRGERSLALPFPGQRATPNFGALEVDGPMTRFTVLPWVARYDIYKGFQEFARERLPGFMVFDYDWRQDNRVTSKRLCALLDELAAARGGRVKVNLVAHSMGGLVTLHCLRYGAGDDTGEPTWAGARHVKRVVFLGTPFRGAPGMFDDFTLGTPVGRNRALLSPEALFSFASAFQLLPAESDFFVDASGQPVAFDAYRPDAWVDGGWGVFQDTAVRGLPAYRQWLERMLEARSGLARALSERGGPPPPFRTLAVVGVGHPLIKSFRVIDGKPTFEDPVLADGDGSVLTTRALPPAPLHVDRLETKADHVGMVGDEEVMEAVARFVTGD
- a CDS encoding mechanosensitive ion channel family protein, whose translation is MDEIVVQLKSLAITEALPLLLKVIGALFIWFIGRAVIGGFRKVLDMGLQRRQLDATLIRYVGSLFTGTLTLMLIVGILGVMGVETTSFAALIAAAGIAIGAAWSGLLANFAAGVFLLVLRPFRVGEEIEAGGVVGIVQEIGLFVTTLDTSDNVRISVGNNQMFSDNIVNFSHHPHRKLTVKVPLMHGVDVRVLQQALLDRMPSVTGVQAKPVPQVEIAEFTLQGPVLAVCIFCKPTEYNDTQANVGDAIAETLFVAGYTVPTPAVLASPLARAKAG
- a CDS encoding arsenate reductase ArsC: MGTVIFACVHNAGRSQMAAAFFNLLADPSKARAVSAGTQPGTRVHPEVQAAMAEVGVDLSGARPQRLTDELAQGAQWLITMGCGDACPYVPGLKREDWPLEDPKGKPVERVREIRDDVRARVLALLNREGWGR